Proteins from a genomic interval of Halomonas alkaliantarctica:
- a CDS encoding DNA translocase FtsK codes for MKVNKAVNKRTQRSARQTPSSASSARVNAAKDKARRFGLRLQGSVREGVVVILLALCVFLLLALFSYQPSDPGWSYQGPETDVGNWMGQVGAWLADVLYSLLGASALWWPGMFGFAAWWLIRSRQVRFELDPVAIAVHAGGLVLLIFGTTMLGALHFYHPESMLPYASGGILGEGLVGALRPLVGSGGVGLIAAALILSGFPLFSGMSWLQVADELGKRLCRLGGWLSARRQANRMRAAQRAAAKAAKPAPKPQAPEANSSVTSSPQATSPVEPEAAPAEVKAAPEPAGKSPSGRERREPGFSMPLSTSETTDTSIPWEAAAFSSNKHVPAKTPAPISTTPSSTTPISKTPTEPAVTAPATVTPAAKTAEETEAAATPAPRENAFVQSDAPSAAPEVQAHASDDEPKEPDASFPLRATRQEEPPAPAASSFFASDEFANDEAPVGRRSEPSLTADPRNNEAEPRVGEPRIGATAEPARKPERVAEVVPEPVWDDEEMDDELYAQDRDGEAHAMAAPPPTPTPAARQEPSFEPDASTPESDEGPALWTVEHLQSQRPAFETMDEPEGDVPSLQLLTPAEPHQPNYSDEQLADMAELLEVRLREYGVKAEVVDTWPGPVITRFEIKPAAGVKVSKISNLAKDLARSLMVKSVRVVEVIPGRPTVGIEIPNPNRAMIRLREVIDSDRYQQETSPLTMALGQDIGGSPVVANLGKMPHLLVAGTTGSGKSVGVNAMLISMLLKAKPSELKLIMVDPKMLELSVYDGIPHLLAPVVTDMKEAANSLRWCVAEMERRYKLMAAMGVRNIAGFNGRLDEAERAGAQVADPLWEPQPWEVHQPHPVLEKLPYIVVVIDEFADMFMIVGKKVEELIARLAQKARAAGIHLILATQRPSVDVVTGLIKANIPSRMAFQVSSRIDSRTILDQGGAESLLGHGDMLYLPAGSGPPNRIHGAFVDDDEVHRVVDDWKRRGAPEYIEEILSGGVSADALTGLEADGVDGDDAEQDALYDEAVQFVTETRKASISAVQRRFKIGYNRAARLVEAMEGAGVVTSMGSNGAREVLAPPPVGH; via the coding sequence TTGAAAGTGAATAAAGCAGTAAACAAGCGAACGCAGCGTAGCGCGCGTCAAACACCATCATCGGCTTCATCTGCGCGCGTTAACGCGGCAAAGGATAAGGCTCGTCGTTTTGGCCTGCGCTTACAAGGCTCCGTGCGCGAAGGCGTAGTGGTGATTCTGCTGGCGCTGTGTGTTTTCTTATTATTAGCGTTATTTAGTTACCAACCCTCTGACCCAGGCTGGTCTTATCAGGGCCCAGAGACAGATGTGGGTAACTGGATGGGGCAAGTAGGTGCGTGGTTGGCCGATGTTCTCTATTCACTGCTTGGCGCCAGTGCGTTGTGGTGGCCAGGTATGTTCGGCTTTGCCGCCTGGTGGCTGATTCGCTCACGCCAGGTGCGTTTTGAGCTCGACCCGGTGGCAATTGCTGTTCATGCGGGTGGCTTAGTGCTACTTATTTTTGGCACCACCATGTTAGGGGCGCTGCACTTTTATCATCCAGAGAGCATGCTGCCCTATGCCTCCGGCGGTATTTTGGGCGAAGGTCTGGTCGGTGCGTTAAGGCCTTTAGTGGGTAGTGGTGGCGTTGGATTAATCGCCGCGGCGTTAATTTTAAGCGGCTTTCCGCTGTTTAGCGGTATGTCGTGGTTGCAAGTGGCCGATGAGCTCGGCAAGCGACTATGTCGTCTGGGGGGCTGGTTATCGGCACGTCGTCAAGCGAACCGTATGCGCGCTGCTCAGCGAGCGGCTGCTAAAGCTGCCAAGCCTGCGCCCAAACCTCAAGCGCCTGAAGCTAATTCCTCAGTAACTTCGTCTCCACAAGCTACGTCTCCAGTAGAGCCCGAAGCTGCACCAGCAGAGGTGAAGGCCGCTCCAGAACCGGCAGGCAAAAGCCCCAGTGGACGCGAACGCCGTGAGCCAGGCTTCTCTATGCCACTTTCCACCAGTGAAACGACGGATACATCAATTCCCTGGGAAGCTGCAGCGTTTTCAAGTAATAAGCACGTGCCTGCTAAGACACCCGCACCTATCTCAACGACGCCTAGCTCAACGACACCTATCTCAAAGACACCTACGGAGCCAGCGGTCACAGCGCCTGCAACAGTGACGCCAGCGGCTAAAACCGCAGAAGAGACGGAAGCGGCGGCCACCCCGGCGCCGCGAGAAAATGCCTTTGTGCAATCAGACGCGCCGTCGGCAGCGCCTGAGGTTCAAGCGCATGCGTCCGATGATGAACCCAAAGAACCCGACGCCTCCTTCCCGCTGCGAGCAACTCGTCAAGAAGAGCCGCCGGCGCCTGCCGCCAGTAGCTTCTTTGCCAGCGACGAATTTGCCAACGACGAAGCGCCCGTTGGGCGTCGCAGTGAGCCATCACTCACCGCTGACCCCCGCAACAACGAGGCCGAGCCGCGTGTTGGTGAGCCACGTATCGGCGCAACTGCGGAGCCCGCCCGTAAACCTGAACGTGTAGCGGAGGTAGTGCCAGAGCCGGTGTGGGACGATGAAGAGATGGACGATGAGCTGTATGCGCAAGACCGCGATGGCGAAGCGCATGCAATGGCCGCTCCTCCGCCCACGCCAACCCCAGCAGCACGCCAGGAACCCAGCTTCGAGCCCGACGCAAGCACGCCAGAATCGGATGAAGGCCCCGCCCTGTGGACCGTAGAACATTTGCAAAGCCAGCGGCCTGCATTTGAAACGATGGATGAGCCAGAAGGCGATGTCCCAAGCCTGCAACTGCTGACACCCGCAGAGCCACATCAGCCCAATTACAGCGACGAGCAGTTGGCCGATATGGCCGAGCTGCTTGAAGTGCGGCTACGCGAATACGGCGTGAAAGCGGAAGTAGTGGACACTTGGCCTGGCCCGGTGATTACCCGCTTTGAGATCAAGCCCGCTGCGGGCGTCAAAGTGTCCAAAATCAGTAACCTCGCCAAAGATCTGGCGCGCTCACTGATGGTGAAAAGCGTGCGTGTGGTCGAGGTTATTCCGGGGCGTCCCACGGTGGGCATTGAAATACCCAATCCCAACCGCGCGATGATCCGTCTGCGTGAAGTGATCGACTCCGACCGTTACCAGCAGGAGACCTCACCGCTGACCATGGCGCTAGGTCAGGATATCGGCGGCAGCCCCGTGGTTGCCAACCTAGGCAAGATGCCACACCTGTTAGTAGCCGGTACCACCGGGTCGGGTAAGTCGGTGGGCGTTAATGCGATGCTGATCTCGATGCTGCTTAAAGCCAAGCCCAGCGAACTAAAGCTGATCATGGTCGACCCTAAAATGCTGGAACTGTCGGTGTATGACGGCATTCCCCATCTGCTGGCGCCTGTGGTCACCGATATGAAAGAGGCGGCCAACAGCCTGCGCTGGTGCGTGGCCGAGATGGAGCGCCGCTACAAGCTGATGGCGGCCATGGGGGTGCGCAATATCGCAGGCTTCAATGGTCGCTTGGATGAAGCGGAGCGCGCCGGTGCCCAAGTGGCAGACCCACTCTGGGAACCGCAGCCTTGGGAAGTGCATCAGCCGCACCCGGTGTTGGAGAAACTGCCCTACATCGTCGTGGTGATCGACGAGTTTGCCGATATGTTTATGATCGTCGGCAAAAAGGTCGAAGAGCTGATTGCCCGTCTAGCGCAAAAGGCGCGTGCCGCGGGTATCCATTTGATTCTGGCTACCCAGCGCCCCTCGGTTGACGTAGTGACCGGTTTGATTAAAGCCAACATCCCTTCGAGGATGGCGTTCCAGGTCTCATCGAGAATTGATTCGCGCACCATTCTTGACCAGGGCGGCGCTGAAAGCCTTTTGGGGCACGGCGATATGCTCTACCTGCCCGCGGGCTCTGGGCCTCCTAACCGTATCCACGGTGCCTTCGTGGATGATGACGAAGTACACCGGGTGGTCGATGACTGGAAGCGCCGCGGCGCGCCTGAATATATCGAAGAGATTCTTTCTGGCGGCGTATCTGCCGATGCCTTAACCGGCCTTGAGGCTGATGGGGTCGATGGCGACGATGCAGAGCAGGACGCGCTCTACGATGAAGCCGTGCAGTTTGTCACTGAAACCCGAAAAGCGTCGATTTCTGCCGTGCAGCGGCGCTTTAAGATCGGCTATAACCGGGCTGCCCGCCTGGTTGAGGCCATGGAGGGTGCCGGAGTGGTGACCTCTATGGGCTCTAACGGTGCGCGGGAAGTGCTTGCTCCGCCCCCGGTGGGCCACTAA
- the lolA gene encoding outer membrane lipoprotein chaperone LolA — MRDTQTKRTSQLAFAASALGLTFGAPAWAEDAAERLTERLDPLERYQAAFEQQILDSSGERLQSARGEMWLSRPGMLRWEVEAPYSQTVVSDGEDVYMYDPDLEQVTVQEMDDRVTHTPALLLSGSVDDLTESYEVFYEQDGGEDVFTLVPISADTLFEELSMVFDADTLTELWMMDSTGQRTAITFSNITLNGNIERGMFDFEIPEGTDVIREEL; from the coding sequence ATGCGCGATACGCAAACAAAACGCACTTCACAACTGGCATTTGCGGCCAGCGCCTTGGGTTTAACCTTTGGTGCTCCTGCTTGGGCGGAGGATGCTGCCGAACGCTTGACCGAAAGGCTAGACCCACTTGAGCGCTACCAAGCGGCTTTTGAGCAGCAGATTCTTGATAGCAGCGGCGAGCGTTTACAAAGCGCGCGCGGTGAGATGTGGTTATCCCGCCCCGGTATGCTGCGTTGGGAAGTAGAGGCGCCGTACTCTCAAACCGTGGTTTCCGATGGCGAAGATGTGTATATGTACGATCCCGACCTTGAACAAGTCACCGTTCAAGAGATGGATGATCGGGTCACCCATACCCCCGCATTATTGTTATCGGGAAGCGTTGACGATTTAACCGAAAGCTATGAGGTTTTCTACGAGCAGGACGGGGGAGAAGATGTCTTTACCCTGGTGCCTATCTCTGCCGATACGCTGTTTGAAGAACTAAGCATGGTGTTCGATGCCGATACGCTAACCGAGCTGTGGATGATGGACAGTACCGGCCAGCGCACCGCGATTACCTTCAGTAATATTACCCTCAACGGCAATATTGAGCGGGGCATGTTCGACTTCGAAATCCCCGAAGGTACCGATGTTATCCGCGAAGAGCTCTAA
- a CDS encoding replication-associated recombination protein A: MDLFDSAQATPAEDAPLAFRMRPRQLDDYVGQQALVGPDKPLRRMAESGVVRSMILWGPPGVGKTTLAELLARASQAHLEHLSAVMAGVKEIRAVVERAQQMSSTVILFLDEIHRLNKSQQDALLPHVESGLLTLIGATTENPSFEVNSALLSRARVYVLKSLSQEELITVMRQALGDVERGLGKRDIQVDDEVLTALAHASAGDARRALGLLETACDFATLEADREVLHKDVLADVIGHQASAFDKQGDAYYDLLSAIHKSIRSSRPNAALLYMARFMQGGGDPLDVVRRLTAIASEDVGNADPRALPLVIAAWDAYLRLGDYEGQRAIAHAAIHLAVAPKSNRIDRAWSEAKQYVRQQPQVEVPTYLRNAPTKLMEQLGHGEGYRYAHSEPDGYPAGSAHDCWPEELPKATFYKPSSLGQEKRFGEIMAWREKLDQEADQAP, translated from the coding sequence ATGGATCTTTTTGATAGCGCCCAGGCGACACCTGCTGAAGACGCCCCATTAGCCTTTCGTATGCGTCCACGCCAGTTGGACGATTACGTGGGCCAACAGGCGCTGGTGGGACCCGATAAACCCCTTCGCCGCATGGCGGAATCAGGCGTCGTGCGCTCGATGATTCTTTGGGGGCCGCCAGGCGTTGGCAAAACCACGTTGGCAGAGCTATTAGCCAGGGCTTCCCAGGCCCATCTAGAGCACCTCAGCGCGGTAATGGCCGGGGTGAAAGAGATTCGTGCCGTGGTGGAGCGCGCCCAACAGATGTCATCCACGGTTATCCTCTTTCTAGATGAGATTCATCGCCTCAACAAGAGTCAGCAGGACGCTTTATTGCCCCACGTCGAGTCAGGGCTGTTAACCCTGATTGGGGCAACCACCGAAAACCCCTCCTTTGAAGTCAATTCGGCGCTGCTTTCCCGCGCACGCGTTTACGTGTTGAAGTCGCTCAGCCAAGAGGAACTCATCACGGTGATGCGCCAGGCTCTCGGCGACGTTGAGCGTGGCCTGGGCAAACGCGACATTCAGGTTGATGACGAGGTGTTAACCGCCCTGGCACACGCCAGCGCTGGCGATGCCCGACGGGCGTTGGGGCTACTGGAGACCGCCTGTGATTTCGCCACTTTGGAAGCGGACCGTGAAGTGCTGCATAAAGACGTACTCGCCGACGTGATCGGCCATCAGGCCAGCGCTTTCGATAAGCAGGGTGACGCCTATTACGACCTGCTCTCGGCGATTCATAAATCGATACGCTCTTCACGCCCCAATGCCGCGCTGCTATATATGGCGCGCTTTATGCAGGGCGGCGGTGACCCGTTGGACGTGGTACGCAGGCTTACCGCGATTGCCTCAGAAGACGTCGGCAATGCTGATCCTCGCGCGCTACCGCTGGTAATTGCCGCCTGGGATGCCTATTTACGCCTGGGTGATTACGAAGGCCAGCGAGCGATTGCTCACGCGGCGATTCATTTAGCCGTGGCGCCCAAGAGCAATCGCATTGACCGCGCCTGGAGTGAAGCCAAACAGTACGTGCGCCAGCAACCCCAGGTGGAGGTGCCGACGTACCTGCGCAATGCACCCACTAAGCTAATGGAACAGTTAGGTCATGGTGAGGGGTATCGCTATGCGCACAGCGAGCCAGACGGCTACCCGGCGGGTAGCGCCCACGACTGCTGGCCTGAAGAGTTGCCTAAAGCCACCTTTTACAAGCCGAGCTCGTTGGGGCAGGAGAAACGCTTTGGGGAAATCATGGCGTGGCGGGAAAAACTTGACCAGGAAGCAGATCAGGCGCCCTAA
- a CDS encoding hemerythrin domain-containing protein: MLNQLRLDHANMARMLHVLQLKQKTLTQGERPNFQLMREVVDYILSYMDGFAAPLERVCVERLQNKAPEHLEFTEQMASDYRELKPRLQRLSNDIDMVLMDNIIPMDRFADDLKNYLEAHRAYLRHEREGLFPLIDEHFSQEDMEELRQSLPEGAEPELERLQQAYPELYAELRGADVPAV, encoded by the coding sequence ATGTTAAACCAACTGCGTCTAGATCATGCCAACATGGCGAGAATGCTTCATGTGCTGCAGCTCAAGCAGAAAACCCTTACCCAGGGTGAGCGGCCCAATTTCCAGCTCATGCGCGAGGTGGTTGACTATATACTGTCCTATATGGATGGCTTTGCAGCACCCCTTGAACGCGTCTGCGTCGAACGGCTACAAAACAAGGCGCCAGAGCACCTTGAATTCACCGAGCAGATGGCAAGTGACTACCGTGAGCTAAAGCCCCGCTTGCAGCGCCTCTCCAACGATATTGACATGGTGTTAATGGATAACATCATACCGATGGACCGCTTCGCTGACGATTTGAAAAACTATCTGGAAGCGCATCGTGCCTATCTGCGCCATGAGCGCGAGGGGCTGTTCCCGCTGATCGATGAGCACTTTAGTCAGGAAGATATGGAAGAGCTGCGTCAGTCGCTCCCCGAAGGCGCTGAACCTGAGTTAGAGCGCCTACAGCAAGCCTACCCAGAACTCTACGCCGAGCTGCGTGGGGCTGATGTGCCCGCGGTATAG
- a CDS encoding aspartate/glutamate racemase family protein, with protein MKGPVLIFDSGVGGLSVAQSLRQHYPDAALCYACDNAWLPYGLREDAALSDRIVAVCRAAVAACQPSVLVVACNTASTLALENLRDELSIPVVGTVPAIKPAAAISRTRHIGLLATKATVGRPYTQRLIDSFASDCVITRVAADALVVEAEAYLAGVAPNIDRMQAALAPLWHAVAPSSPSYSLSAGYQALDTSKLDTPKLDTVVLGCTHFPLLKPWLKQLAPVPLHWVDSGDAIARRVAQVVDELDSDQQDGRCFTTAPAANLTAGLARYGFDAPQLLNVGA; from the coding sequence ATGAAAGGCCCCGTGTTAATTTTTGATTCCGGCGTCGGCGGCCTGTCGGTGGCGCAGTCGTTGCGCCAACACTATCCTGATGCTGCCCTGTGCTATGCCTGCGACAACGCTTGGCTGCCCTACGGGCTACGCGAAGACGCAGCCCTAAGCGATCGCATTGTGGCGGTGTGTCGTGCCGCTGTGGCAGCGTGCCAGCCGAGTGTTCTGGTGGTCGCCTGTAATACTGCAAGCACCCTGGCGTTGGAAAATTTGCGCGACGAGTTATCGATTCCTGTCGTGGGCACCGTGCCCGCTATCAAACCTGCCGCGGCGATCAGCCGGACACGCCATATTGGGCTATTGGCCACCAAAGCCACGGTAGGGCGGCCCTACACCCAGCGCTTGATTGATAGCTTTGCCAGCGATTGTGTGATTACCCGTGTCGCCGCCGATGCCTTGGTCGTCGAGGCGGAAGCGTACCTGGCCGGTGTCGCCCCTAATATTGATCGCATGCAGGCGGCCCTGGCGCCGTTATGGCACGCCGTTGCGCCTTCATCGCCGAGCTATTCTTTATCTGCCGGTTATCAGGCGCTGGATACCTCAAAGCTAGATACCCCGAAGTTAGATACCGTGGTACTGGGCTGCACCCATTTTCCACTGCTAAAGCCCTGGCTGAAGCAGCTTGCTCCCGTGCCGCTGCATTGGGTCGACTCCGGCGATGCGATTGCCCGCCGGGTTGCGCAAGTAGTCGATGAGCTAGATAGCGATCAGCAGGACGGCCGCTGCTTTACCACTGCCCCAGCAGCTAACCTGACCGCCGGCTTGGCCCGCTACGGATTTGATGCGCCCCAGTTGTTAAACGTGGGCGCCTGA
- the trmA gene encoding tRNA (uridine(54)-C5)-methyltransferase TrmA has product MAIPVVDPERYAEQLAAKRDYLESTFAAFKPPTLEVFESPPGYYRQRCEFRIWHEEDDLFYAMFEVDPENPKNKRVIRLDQYAVASERINQLMPQLREACLRCDELRRRLFQVEFLTTLSGEALVTLIYHRPLGDEWERKARALEAELGIMIIGRSRKQRIVLTRDHVWERLEVDGRTLHYQQVENSFTQPNAHICQEMLSWAREVTAGQQGSDVKKDLVELYCGNGNFTIALADNFRRVLATEISRTSVASANVNLEANGVTNAQIGRMSAEEFSLALKGEKAGRRVAEMALEEYDFSTVLVDPPRAGLDEQSCEQLSEYAQIVYISCNPATLAENLDILTKTHRVERFALFDQFPFTDHCECGVLLKRCTD; this is encoded by the coding sequence TTGGCTATCCCCGTTGTAGATCCCGAACGCTATGCTGAGCAGCTAGCCGCCAAACGCGACTATCTGGAGAGCACCTTTGCCGCTTTTAAACCACCGACGCTGGAGGTGTTTGAATCGCCGCCGGGTTACTACCGTCAGCGCTGCGAGTTTCGCATATGGCACGAAGAGGATGACCTCTTCTACGCCATGTTCGAGGTTGATCCCGAGAACCCGAAAAATAAGCGCGTGATTCGATTAGATCAGTACGCAGTCGCCAGTGAACGCATCAATCAGCTAATGCCGCAACTGCGTGAGGCCTGCCTTCGCTGTGATGAGCTGCGTCGGCGGCTGTTCCAGGTAGAGTTTCTCACCACCCTGTCAGGCGAGGCGCTGGTAACGCTGATTTACCACCGACCGTTAGGCGATGAGTGGGAGCGCAAAGCCCGCGCTCTGGAGGCTGAGCTGGGCATTATGATTATTGGCCGTTCCCGCAAGCAACGCATCGTACTTACCCGCGACCACGTATGGGAGCGGCTAGAGGTGGATGGCCGCACGCTGCACTACCAACAGGTCGAAAACAGCTTCACCCAGCCCAATGCGCATATCTGCCAGGAAATGCTCAGCTGGGCGCGAGAAGTCACCGCTGGCCAGCAGGGGAGTGATGTAAAGAAAGATCTGGTCGAGCTTTATTGTGGGAACGGTAATTTCACCATTGCCCTGGCGGATAACTTTCGTCGCGTACTCGCCACGGAAATTTCCCGCACATCGGTGGCCAGTGCCAACGTTAACCTGGAAGCCAATGGGGTAACGAACGCGCAAATTGGTCGTATGTCAGCAGAGGAGTTCTCGCTGGCGCTCAAGGGTGAAAAAGCCGGACGCCGCGTGGCAGAAATGGCGCTGGAAGAGTACGATTTTTCCACCGTGCTGGTCGACCCTCCCCGTGCCGGTTTAGACGAGCAGAGCTGTGAACAACTCAGCGAGTACGCTCAGATCGTCTATATTTCATGCAACCCAGCCACGTTAGCTGAAAACTTGGACATACTGACCAAAACCCATCGGGTAGAAAGATTTGCGCTATTTGACCAATTTCCGTTTACCGATCACTGTGAGTGTGGGGTGCTGCTAAAGCGGTGCACGGATTAA